The nucleotide window TTGCAACAGTACTGGGCGTGCCTTTAGCCACGTTGGTGTCCAACGTGTTCAACTGGCAGACTTCATTTCTATTATCCGCGTTGATCAATCTGATCGCTATGCTGGGCATCCTGTGCTGGCTGCCTCCGATAGGGGCGGGGGACAGGGCTACGGCCTTTCCCGCAAAGGAAATGCTGAAAAACGGTCGGCTATGGGTAAATGTATTACTGGCTTTTATGATGATCACCGCCATGTATGCCACCTATGGATATATGGCTGATTTTCTGAAGACCGTTTCCGGAATGAATGGAAAAGCTATCAGCGGGATGCTGCTCTTATTTGGCATAATGGGTGTTGCAGGCAACAGGCTGGCAGGTAAATACATGGGACGTTTCCCTTATCAGACGACGCTTGTTTTTATTCTCCTGTTAACGTTGAGCCATCTGCTTTTATACTACCTTGGAAGCTTCCTGATGCCGGCTGTTTTGGTAGTAGGGATCTGGGGACTGATACATGCCGGCGGTTTTCTGATCAGTAATATCAATGTAACAGCCGCAGCAGATAACGCTCCGGAATTTATTAACAGCATCTTTACTTCCTGTGGAAACTTTGCCGTCACAGCTGGCTCTTTACTCGGCGGGTATTGGATTTCAACATTTGGTATTCATGAGGTGGTATGGTCCAGTATAATCTGTTTAATAGCGGCGTTGCTGATACTCCTGTTGCGTGAAAAGCTTTTGCGGAAGCGGGAAACAACGGGAACGCCTGTATGATATATCTTTTATTCTCTATGCGAGTGTGGCTGCAAATAATAATTTCTTAACACTGGTTATGTAGTTTCACACCCGCAAAAGAGTCATTCAATGAAGTATATTATTCTTTTAGGGGCTTTCCAGGCATTGGTGGTATTTAGTATTTTCATTATCAATCATAAAAAAACATCGGCTGATAAGATATTAAGCTGGTTTTTGATGTGGGTATTTATTCATCTGGGCAGCGCTTTTCTGCTGCATGTTCTTTTTCCGAATGCGGAAATCCACAAACAGTTTTACACTTTTATCAGCCTGATATATACACCCTTGTTCTGGACCTATGCAGCGCAGCTCTCCGGCCGGTATCAGCATATAAAAAAGAAGTTCCGTTTGCTTTTCCTGCCGGCGTTGATGGCGGCAGTCGTATATTTCAGCATCGCTGGTTATGTGATAGCGCATGACGGCGCAACACCTCCGGTTATTATCCTTTATAATAAAGCTGTAGGCTATGCTTCTGTAATTTCCAGCATCATATATGGGATTTTATTACTGGTAGAATCTCGTCATATACCGTTTTTCTGGCAGTCGGAGCGAAAATTGATCCTGTTTATGGGCATTGTATCTTTGATCATGTCTTTGTTCTCGGCGGGGCTGATGATCAACAATATGCTGCCTGATACTTCCCGGTTGATACTGGACAGCCATTTATGGGGCAGGATAGTAACCTACCTCTGCCTGCTGAGTGTTTGCCTGGCTATTGGAAGGCTTAAAATATTATCCCTGATTTATACAGATACTCAGGTGCCGATTTTGGAAACAGCCCGGGAGGTGTTGGCAACAGTGATCGACGAACCCACTCCCTTTACAGAAATGGAAGACATGGAAGCGCCGGAAACAGCCATGCAGGAGCCTCCCAGCCAGCACCGGAAATTACTGTTGTCTCCCGATCAGCAATCGGTTATTGCCAGAGATATCAAACGCTGGATGGAGGGAAAGGACCTCTATAAAGACCCCGAACTGACTTTAGACAAACTGGCGGCTACTATGGAAATATCCAGACATCACCTTTCTGAAACCCTCAACCAGTACCTGGGCCAGTCTTTTTATCAGTTTATTAATGAATACAGAATCAGGGAAGTGGTGAGGTTGATTGATGAACACCGGGAAAATAAGGTTACGCCCAACATCCTCTCCCTGGCTTTCGAAGCAGGCTTTCATTCCAAATCATCTTTTAATCAATACTTCAAAAAAGTAACCGGTAGTACACCTTCAGCTTATCTGAAAAGTACGAATACCGTTCCCCGGTTCACGAACATCTCTATCAATAACGCTTAGTATCTGCGTTTTTTTGCGGCTCTTAACAATATGGTAATATAAATTAACTGATTGACTTTCAGTGAATAGAAATCGATGTAGTCCTCTCTGACCGACACGGTCGTACGGATTTATCCAGAAGGACGACTTCTTTAGCAGGCCGGATCAACTTTGCGGAAAAAATAATTCGCTCATGAGTAGCCGGCTTTTGTTATTGATTTTACTCCTGCCTGTTTTCTGTACAGCACAGCAGATCAGGGGGAGCATTTTATCCAAAGAAGGACCGTTGCCTGCCGCCACTATTATCATTGATGGAACAGGGACACAGACCGATCTTTCGGGGGCTTTTGATATTGTTGTCAGGAAAACGGGAAAAGTAACGCTTAAAATCAATTATGTTGGGTTTGCCGTCAAAACGATGGAAGTGGATGTAAAACCTGGCATCAATCAATTGGGGGCGATACTGATGGAGCCAGCCAGCGATGTACTGGGAGAGGTAGTGGTAAAGGGAGCTTCCGCCGGATCGCAGGTGCGCGCCATCAGCATTAAAAAGAACGCACAAGGCATTATGGAAGTACTGGCCGCTGATGCCATCGGTAAACTGCCCGATCGTAATGCTGCCGAAGCGGTGCAACGTATACAGGGCGTGTCCATCGAAAGAGACCAGGGCGAAGGACGTTATGTATCTGTTCGTGGTACGCCTATCCAATGGAGCGCCACCTTGCTCAACGGCAACCGCTTGCCTACCGCCAGTCTGGACTATACAGACCGCCGCATTCAAATGGATATCTTTCCTTCTGAACTCATAGAATATGTACAGCTGTCTAAAGCGATCACGCCGGATATAGAAGGAGATGCCATTGGAGGCTCCATTAATTTTATTACCAAAGCAGCCCCCATGTCCCGTACACTCAGGATCAACGCTGCAGGTGGATATGGAGACCAGGCCCGTAAAGGTTCCTATAATGCTTCTGTTGTTTATGGAGACAGACTGATGAAGGGCAAACTGGGTTTTGTGCTTTCCGGCGTGATATGGGACCGTACCTCGGCCCAGGACCGTTATAATATGAATTATGATTTTACCAACCCTGATCGTAAACAGTCCTATTCCATTACAGACCTGCAGCTGCGGGACTATATCGCGCACCGCAGAACCACTGGCTTAAACGCAGGCCTGGAATATAAATTCAATGACAGGCATAAAGTCCAGTTCAAAGGTATTTACAGTGACTTCCTGGATGGACAGATGGTACGAGAAACCTATTTTTATTTCAACGCCAAAAATGCAACCATTACCTCCAGGGCTTCCAATTACCTCACCAGTCTGTATTCCGGAGAACTGAGTGGACAGTCCGTCCTCTCTCCTAAAGTAAGTCTGGACTGGGCTGCCAGTCTGGATAAATCTAAATTCCGGTTTAAAGATCCCGGTTATTATCCGATGGCTGTCTTCCAGCAGGCCACCACTTATGAAGGGCTGGCTGCCGATGGAAAAAAATACCTGGCCATGGATGCTCCGGATGGCAAAGGAGATGTGATTGATGCGGTATTGCCTCATTTATCACCATCCACACCTATCAGCAGCACTTCCATGAAACTATCTCAGGTAATTATGGTGCGCAGCACCAACTGGGAAGAAAACAAACGTTTCGGCTTTAACTTAAAATATACACCAGACAATAAGCTTCATCTGAAATTCGGTGGTAAATTTATTCATAAGGATAAAGTGGTGCAGACACCATACAATATTTATCTGGCGGGTATTCAGGGCGCTGCGCCTACCATGGCCGGTTTTGGCAGCGAGCCATTCCCTTACAACGGTGGTTTCCTGACCGAAATAGGTTCGCCTTACAACAATGTGATCATCGACCAGATGCCGCTCAGTCAGCTGAAAACACTGGTAACACCTGAAGGTATCAGTAATAATAAGTTGTTTCCTTACCAGGTGGACTCCGCTACCAATATATCCGGTGCTACCAAATATTTTACCGGTGTGGAAAACGTGTATGCCTTATACGTTATGGGCGAATACAAAGCATCGGATAAGTTAACACTGACAGGTGGTATCCGTAACGAATACAACAAGGTTACTTTCAACGGTAGTAAAGTGAGCACCAGCACCAAGCAGGTCACAGCGCTTACACAAGACAACAGCTACAATGCCTTTTTGCCTATGCTGCATCTGAAGTATAACCTGACCGATAAAGATATTATCCGCCTGGCCTATACCCGCAGCTTTGCCCGCGCCGATTTCAATAACCTGAACCCCGGCACCACACAGGATGATGTCAACAAAACCATCAGCAGAGGCAACGCCAATCTGAAACCTACTTTCGCCAATAACTTCGACCTGATGGCTGAACATTATTTCGGTGGAATAGGCATGGTCAACTTCGGCGCCTTCTATAAAAAACTGACGGATCTTATCTATACCAATCAGTCTTCCGAAATGGTGGGTGGCATACAATACATGGTCAGTGAGCCTGAAAACCTGCAACATGCATGGTTGGCCGGTTTTGAAGCGGGTTTTGTAAAAAGATTTACTGGTCTCCCCGGCTTCTGGAAAGGATTTGGTATAGATGCCAATTATACCTATACCGATTCCAGAGTGAAGATCCCCCGTTTTACCGGCACTGAGAAAACAGAAGATGAAAGTGCGATACCCAAACAGGCCAAACATATCTTCAATGCATCAGTGATATATGAGTACCGTAAGTTCATGGCCAGGGTTGCCGGCAACTACAAAGGAAAATATCTGGATGTGATCCGCCAGGCTGCAGGTCCTGATCATTACCGCTGGTATGCCCAGAACTTCACCGTAGACTTTTCTGCTTCTTACGCGATCACTCCTAAAATCAGGACATTCCTGGAGCTGAACAACATCACCAATGCGCCGGTACGCTATTATCATGGCACCTTCGACCGGGTGGAACAGGCAGAATGGTATTCCATCAGAGGCCAGATAGGCGTCAATGTAAAAATCTTCTAATCATAAAAAACATTCATTATGCATACAATTATTAACAGAGCGTTGGCTGCTGTACTGCTCTCCTCTGCAGCCGTGGCTGGTTTCGCCCAATCTTCCAAAAAAACTTCTGCGCAGCTGGATGCGCTTAAAATAAATCAGGTGCAGGTACTGGGTACGCACAACAGCTATGCACGGCCCGTTGACTCTGCAGTGCTGGCTTATATTGATCCTATTCTGGAAAAAATGGCGAAAGGCTATTTTGCAGGTATGTCTAAGGAACAGGCGGCGGCTTTCCATGAATTTCATCCGAATGAGATGAAGATGAGTGAGGGATTAAAATATAACCATCCTCCCTTTGATGTGCAGCTGGATGCAGGCGTACGCAGTCTGGAGATAGATGTGCATTACGATCCTACCGGTAACCGTTTTAATGATCCCGCATCGTACCGGGAGTTGCGTAAGAAAGGATATGAGCAGCTGGCTCCATTTGAAACCAAAGACCTGGACAAACCCGGCTTTAAAGTGTTGCACATGGCCGATATTGATTTCCGTACCCATTACACCACCTTCAAAGGTGCATTGTCTGCGATGAAGTCCTGGTCTGATGCACATCCTGATCATTTCCCCATTTATGTGATGATAGAAGCGAAAGACAAAGGTCTTCCTCTTTTCCCCAATTCCGCACAGGTATTGCCCTTCGATGAAAAAGCCTTTGATGAGCTGGACCAGGAAGTAGTGAGTGTACTGGGCCGCGACAAGCTGATCACGCCGGATGATGTACGGGGCAAATTCCCTACGCTGCGTGAAGCAGTACTGGCCCGCAACTGGCCTACTATAAAAGCTGCCAGCGGCAAATTCATTTTTCTGCTGCTGCCTTCCACAGCGGGTATGAACCTGGTTTCTGACTACGCCAAAAACAAACCTAATCTGGAAGGCCGTATCATGTTTATGCAGTCACTCCCGCAGGATACTTATGCAGCCTTCTTCCTGCTGGACAATGCTATTGTTCGCAAAAAAGAGATACAGCAGTATGTGCAACAGGGCTTTCTGGTGAGAACACGCGCGGATATTGAAACGTATGAAGCGAAAGTAAATGATCATACCAGGGCTGACGCAGCTTTTGAAAGCGGTGCCCAGATCATTTCAACGGATTTTTTCCGTAAAGGCAACGGATATGGTACACCTTATTTTGTGAACCTGCCCGGTGGAGGAGAGGCCAGAGCTAATCCGGTTAACAAGTAATTATATTCTATAATAAAGCCGCATAAATCAATGGATTTATGCGGCTTTATTATTTATGATTCGTTATACCATTCGTTATATTCACGTTTTCTGTTTTCTAACCATTTTTCAACTTTAAGTTCCTTAAATTTTTCTTCCAGGTTTTTACATTCTTTGGCTGCGGTGTCGGGATGTAACAGTTGGACAGGTACGTCATGTAATAAATGGCACAACCAGTATAGGGGTTTGTTGCCAGTGGATTTCCCGTGTATTTCGAGGTCAGTGAAGGCGGCTTGTAAAAGAAAGGCGAGGTATTCTCTTTTGTTTTCTTCAGGAGCCAGGTTGGGAAACTGTTGGAGGAACTTCTCTTTTTTATCTTCCAACCATTCTCCGCCCGTTTCCAATACCCAGGCATATCCTGCCGCAG belongs to Chitinophaga sp. HK235 and includes:
- a CDS encoding MFS transporter produces the protein MKKNRTLFVLALGIFGITTTEFGVIGILPEIASAFAVSMDKAGLLLSAFAIVVALSGPFIIIALSSFDRKKVMVFSLLIFAITNVLSALVKDFHWLLFIRMLPACFHPVYWSVALSVAAKSAGTRDASRAVSIVFSGLTIATVLGVPLATLVSNVFNWQTSFLLSALINLIAMLGILCWLPPIGAGDRATAFPAKEMLKNGRLWVNVLLAFMMITAMYATYGYMADFLKTVSGMNGKAISGMLLLFGIMGVAGNRLAGKYMGRFPYQTTLVFILLLTLSHLLLYYLGSFLMPAVLVVGIWGLIHAGGFLISNINVTAAADNAPEFINSIFTSCGNFAVTAGSLLGGYWISTFGIHEVVWSSIICLIAALLILLLREKLLRKRETTGTPV
- a CDS encoding helix-turn-helix domain-containing protein, which gives rise to MKYIILLGAFQALVVFSIFIINHKKTSADKILSWFLMWVFIHLGSAFLLHVLFPNAEIHKQFYTFISLIYTPLFWTYAAQLSGRYQHIKKKFRLLFLPALMAAVVYFSIAGYVIAHDGATPPVIILYNKAVGYASVISSIIYGILLLVESRHIPFFWQSERKLILFMGIVSLIMSLFSAGLMINNMLPDTSRLILDSHLWGRIVTYLCLLSVCLAIGRLKILSLIYTDTQVPILETAREVLATVIDEPTPFTEMEDMEAPETAMQEPPSQHRKLLLSPDQQSVIARDIKRWMEGKDLYKDPELTLDKLAATMEISRHHLSETLNQYLGQSFYQFINEYRIREVVRLIDEHRENKVTPNILSLAFEAGFHSKSSFNQYFKKVTGSTPSAYLKSTNTVPRFTNISINNA
- a CDS encoding TonB-dependent receptor — protein: MSSRLLLLILLLPVFCTAQQIRGSILSKEGPLPAATIIIDGTGTQTDLSGAFDIVVRKTGKVTLKINYVGFAVKTMEVDVKPGINQLGAILMEPASDVLGEVVVKGASAGSQVRAISIKKNAQGIMEVLAADAIGKLPDRNAAEAVQRIQGVSIERDQGEGRYVSVRGTPIQWSATLLNGNRLPTASLDYTDRRIQMDIFPSELIEYVQLSKAITPDIEGDAIGGSINFITKAAPMSRTLRINAAGGYGDQARKGSYNASVVYGDRLMKGKLGFVLSGVIWDRTSAQDRYNMNYDFTNPDRKQSYSITDLQLRDYIAHRRTTGLNAGLEYKFNDRHKVQFKGIYSDFLDGQMVRETYFYFNAKNATITSRASNYLTSLYSGELSGQSVLSPKVSLDWAASLDKSKFRFKDPGYYPMAVFQQATTYEGLAADGKKYLAMDAPDGKGDVIDAVLPHLSPSTPISSTSMKLSQVIMVRSTNWEENKRFGFNLKYTPDNKLHLKFGGKFIHKDKVVQTPYNIYLAGIQGAAPTMAGFGSEPFPYNGGFLTEIGSPYNNVIIDQMPLSQLKTLVTPEGISNNKLFPYQVDSATNISGATKYFTGVENVYALYVMGEYKASDKLTLTGGIRNEYNKVTFNGSKVSTSTKQVTALTQDNSYNAFLPMLHLKYNLTDKDIIRLAYTRSFARADFNNLNPGTTQDDVNKTISRGNANLKPTFANNFDLMAEHYFGGIGMVNFGAFYKKLTDLIYTNQSSEMVGGIQYMVSEPENLQHAWLAGFEAGFVKRFTGLPGFWKGFGIDANYTYTDSRVKIPRFTGTEKTEDESAIPKQAKHIFNASVIYEYRKFMARVAGNYKGKYLDVIRQAAGPDHYRWYAQNFTVDFSASYAITPKIRTFLELNNITNAPVRYYHGTFDRVEQAEWYSIRGQIGVNVKIF
- a CDS encoding Ca2+-dependent phosphoinositide-specific phospholipase C; the protein is MHTIINRALAAVLLSSAAVAGFAQSSKKTSAQLDALKINQVQVLGTHNSYARPVDSAVLAYIDPILEKMAKGYFAGMSKEQAAAFHEFHPNEMKMSEGLKYNHPPFDVQLDAGVRSLEIDVHYDPTGNRFNDPASYRELRKKGYEQLAPFETKDLDKPGFKVLHMADIDFRTHYTTFKGALSAMKSWSDAHPDHFPIYVMIEAKDKGLPLFPNSAQVLPFDEKAFDELDQEVVSVLGRDKLITPDDVRGKFPTLREAVLARNWPTIKAASGKFIFLLLPSTAGMNLVSDYAKNKPNLEGRIMFMQSLPQDTYAAFFLLDNAIVRKKEIQQYVQQGFLVRTRADIETYEAKVNDHTRADAAFESGAQIISTDFFRKGNGYGTPYFVNLPGGGEARANPVNK